A portion of the Pseudomonas koreensis genome contains these proteins:
- a CDS encoding GntP family permease — translation MSVIIALAALTLLMLAAYRGYSVILFAPIAALGAVLLTDPSAVAPAFTGVFMDKMVGFIKLYFPVFLLGAVFGKLIELSGFSRSIVAAAIRLLGTRQAMLVIVLVCALLTYGGVSLFVVVFAVYPFAAEMFRQSNIPKRLIPATIALGAFSFTMDALPGTPQIQNIIPSTFFNTTAWAAPWLGVIGTIFVFCAGMLFLQRQRNKAQRAGEGYGTELRNEPETAEDLQLPNPWIALSPLLAVGIMNLLFTQWIPQWYGKTHSLALPGMAAPVTTEIAKLTAIWAVQAALLVGILMVLAFGFQAIRSKLAEGSKSAVSGALLAAMNTASEYGFGAVIASLPGFLVLADWLKQIPNPLVNEAITVTLLAGITGSASGGMSIALAAMSEQFISAAHAANIPLEVLHRVAAMASGGMDTLPHNGAVITLLAVTGLTHREAYKDIFCITLIKTLAVFVVIGTFYATGIV, via the coding sequence ATGAGTGTGATCATTGCCTTGGCAGCACTGACACTGCTGATGCTCGCCGCCTACCGCGGCTACAGCGTTATCCTCTTCGCCCCGATCGCCGCGCTCGGCGCGGTCCTGCTTACCGATCCGTCCGCCGTCGCGCCCGCGTTCACTGGGGTGTTCATGGACAAGATGGTCGGGTTCATCAAACTGTACTTTCCGGTGTTCCTGCTCGGCGCGGTATTCGGCAAGCTGATCGAACTGTCGGGTTTCTCGCGCTCGATTGTCGCCGCCGCGATTCGTTTGCTCGGCACTCGCCAGGCGATGCTGGTGATCGTGCTGGTCTGCGCCCTGCTCACTTACGGCGGCGTCTCGCTGTTCGTTGTAGTGTTTGCGGTCTATCCGTTCGCGGCGGAGATGTTCCGCCAGAGCAACATCCCCAAGCGCTTGATCCCGGCGACCATCGCCCTCGGCGCGTTCTCGTTCACCATGGACGCCCTGCCTGGCACGCCGCAGATCCAGAACATCATCCCCAGCACCTTCTTCAACACCACCGCATGGGCGGCGCCGTGGCTCGGTGTGATTGGTACGATTTTCGTGTTCTGTGCCGGCATGCTGTTTTTGCAGCGCCAGCGCAACAAGGCGCAGCGTGCCGGTGAAGGCTATGGCACCGAACTGCGCAATGAACCGGAAACCGCCGAAGATCTCCAGCTGCCTAACCCATGGATCGCGCTGTCACCGTTGCTGGCAGTGGGGATCATGAACCTGCTGTTCACCCAGTGGATTCCGCAGTGGTATGGCAAGACCCACAGCCTCGCGCTGCCGGGCATGGCCGCGCCAGTCACTACCGAGATCGCCAAGCTCACGGCGATCTGGGCGGTGCAGGCGGCGTTGCTGGTCGGCATTCTCATGGTGTTGGCGTTTGGCTTCCAGGCGATTCGCAGCAAACTCGCCGAAGGCAGCAAAAGCGCGGTCAGCGGTGCGTTGCTGGCAGCGATGAACACCGCTTCCGAATACGGCTTTGGTGCAGTGATCGCCTCGCTGCCCGGTTTTCTGGTGCTGGCCGACTGGCTCAAGCAGATCCCCAATCCATTGGTCAACGAAGCGATCACCGTGACGCTGCTCGCCGGCATCACCGGTTCGGCTTCGGGCGGCATGAGCATTGCGCTGGCGGCGATGTCCGAGCAGTTCATCAGCGCGGCGCACGCGGCGAACATTCCGCTGGAAGTGCTGCACCGCGTGGCCGCGATGGCCAGTGGCGGCATGGACACCCTGCCGCACAACGGCGCGGTGATCACGCTGTTGGCGGTGACCGGCCTGACCCACCGCGAAGCCTATAAAGACATTTTCTGTATTACGCTGATCAAGACCCTGGCGGTTTTCGTGGTGATCGGCACTTTCTACGCCACTGGCATTGTGTGA
- a CDS encoding ABC transporter permease yields MFKLSPLGRRRFERFKKNRRGWWSLWLFIGLFMLTLGGELIANDKPLVVSYQGQWYFPVLKRHTEQEFGGQLPFQADYRSEYVQNLIRKDGGWLLFPPIPFSDDTPNYELNKPAPSPPTSVNWLGTDDQARDVLARVIFGARVSILFALMLTFVSALIGIAAGALQGYYGGWVDLLGQRVLEVWSGLPVLYLLIILSGFVEPNFWWLLGIMALFSWLALVDVVRAEFLRGRNLEYVKAARALGLTDRKVIFRHILPNAMNATLSYLPFILTGAISTLTALDFLGFGMPAGSASLGELIGQGKQNLQAPWLGLTAFFTLALILSLLVFIGEALRDAFDPRS; encoded by the coding sequence ATGTTCAAGCTCTCGCCTCTGGGTCGGCGCCGTTTCGAACGCTTCAAGAAAAATCGTCGGGGCTGGTGGTCGCTGTGGCTGTTCATTGGCCTGTTCATGCTGACGTTGGGTGGCGAGTTGATCGCCAACGACAAGCCGCTGGTGGTCAGTTATCAGGGCCAGTGGTACTTCCCGGTGCTCAAGCGACACACCGAACAGGAGTTCGGCGGGCAACTGCCCTTCCAGGCTGATTATCGCAGCGAATACGTGCAGAACCTGATTCGCAAGGACGGCGGCTGGTTGCTGTTCCCACCGATTCCGTTCAGCGACGACACACCCAACTATGAATTGAACAAACCCGCGCCGAGTCCGCCGACTTCGGTCAACTGGCTGGGGACCGACGATCAGGCGCGCGACGTGCTGGCGCGGGTCATCTTTGGCGCTCGGGTGTCGATTCTGTTTGCCCTGATGCTGACTTTCGTCAGTGCGCTGATCGGCATCGCTGCCGGCGCGTTGCAGGGTTATTACGGTGGTTGGGTCGATCTGCTCGGGCAGCGTGTACTGGAAGTCTGGTCGGGGCTGCCAGTGCTGTATCTGTTGATCATCCTTTCAGGTTTCGTCGAGCCGAATTTCTGGTGGCTGCTGGGGATCATGGCCCTGTTTTCCTGGTTGGCGCTGGTGGACGTGGTGCGCGCCGAGTTCCTGCGCGGGCGCAATCTGGAATACGTCAAGGCAGCGCGCGCCCTCGGCCTGACTGACCGCAAAGTAATCTTCCGACACATCCTGCCCAACGCGATGAACGCGACGCTGAGCTACCTGCCGTTCATTCTGACCGGGGCCATTTCGACGCTGACCGCGCTGGATTTCCTCGGCTTCGGCATGCCGGCCGGCAGCGCTTCGCTGGGCGAATTGATCGGTCAGGGCAAGCAGAACCTGCAAGCACCATGGCTCGGGTTGACCGCGTTCTTCACCCTGGCGCTGATCCTTTCATTATTGGTATTCATCGGCGAAGCGTTGCGTGACGCCTTCGACCCTCGATCCTGA
- the hbdH gene encoding 3-hydroxybutyrate dehydrogenase, protein MTTLSGKTALVTGSTSGIGLGIALSLAKAGANLILNGFGDASNVIAEVARFGGNVGHHPADVSDPAQIADMVAYAEREFGGVDILVNNAGIQHIAAVEEFPVERWDSIIAINLSSVFHSTRLSLPGMRRKNWGRIINIASVHGQVGSTGKAAYVAAKHGVIGLTKVVGLETATSNVTCNAICPGWVLTPLVQKQIDDRAAKGVDPQQAQHDLLAEKQPSLEFVTPEHLGELVLFLCSEAGSQVRGAAWNIDGGWLAQ, encoded by the coding sequence ATGACCACTCTTTCCGGCAAGACAGCTCTGGTAACCGGCTCCACCAGCGGCATCGGCCTGGGCATCGCGCTGAGCCTGGCAAAGGCTGGCGCCAATCTGATTCTCAACGGCTTTGGCGACGCCTCCAACGTGATCGCCGAAGTCGCCCGGTTCGGCGGCAACGTCGGCCATCATCCCGCTGATGTCAGCGACCCGGCGCAGATTGCCGACATGGTCGCTTACGCCGAGCGTGAGTTTGGCGGCGTCGATATTCTGGTCAACAACGCCGGCATTCAGCACATAGCCGCAGTGGAAGAGTTCCCGGTGGAGCGCTGGGATTCGATCATCGCGATCAACCTGTCATCGGTGTTTCACAGCACCCGTTTGAGCCTGCCGGGCATGCGCCGGAAAAACTGGGGGCGGATCATCAATATCGCCTCGGTGCATGGCCAGGTTGGTTCCACCGGCAAGGCCGCGTATGTCGCCGCCAAGCATGGCGTGATCGGCCTGACCAAAGTGGTCGGTCTGGAAACCGCCACCAGCAACGTCACGTGCAACGCAATCTGTCCGGGTTGGGTGCTGACGCCACTGGTGCAGAAGCAGATTGATGATCGCGCGGCCAAGGGTGTCGACCCGCAGCAGGCGCAGCATGATCTGCTCGCCGAGAAACAGCCGTCGCTGGAGTTTGTCACGCCAGAACATCTGGGTGAGCTGGTGTTGTTTTTGTGCAGCGAGGCCGGCAGCCAGGTGCGGGGCGCGGCGTGGAATATTGATGGCGGATGGTTGGCCCAATAA
- a CDS encoding acetoacetate--CoA ligase: MSDILWQPDAQRIARSRMDAFRREVNQRHSLQLDGYPALHQWSIEQRPAFWQAIVDFFHIRFHFQPDAVLREGTEMPSAEWFPGATLNFAEHLLRRRDDAVAVVAVAENGQREQLTWADLAEHVAGFQASLRAAGVGQGDRVAACMPNTWQTLVAMLATTSLGAIWSCSSPDFGTHGVIDRFGQIEPKLLLTCAGYQYAGKTLDQTAKLNEIFAQLPSLQQLIIVPYAHWQARIEDYQTHAEVTLWDDFYQPGGEPDFTPVPFNHPLYVLYSSGTTGVPKCIVHSTGGVLLQHVKEHGLHSDLGPGDRLFYYTTCGWMMWNWLVSALAVGSAVVLYDGSPFHPGPTRLLELLEDERISVFGTSPKYLATLESSGIKPRESHDLSSLKTLLCTGSALSPQSYDFVYRDFKTDVCLASMSGGTDIVSCFVNGNPLSAVRRGEIMGKSLGMAVEVWNDAGQAVIGEKGELVCTRHFPAMPIGLWNDPDGTKLRQSYFSLFPGVWAQGDYAEQLLDGAMMIHGRSDAVLNPGGVRIGTAEIYRQVDKIPEVRDSVAIGQQWQDDVRVVLFVRLREGLDLDETLQQRIRQMIRANTTPRHVPAKIIAVTDIPRTISGKVVELAVRDVVHGRPVENTDALANPEALEQFRNRRELSD, encoded by the coding sequence ATGTCCGACATCCTCTGGCAACCCGACGCCCAGCGCATAGCCCGTTCGCGTATGGACGCTTTCCGGCGCGAGGTCAATCAGCGGCATTCGCTGCAGCTCGATGGCTACCCTGCCCTGCACCAATGGAGCATCGAGCAGCGTCCGGCCTTCTGGCAGGCCATTGTCGATTTTTTCCATATCCGTTTTCACTTCCAGCCCGACGCCGTCTTGCGCGAAGGTACGGAAATGCCCAGTGCCGAATGGTTCCCCGGCGCAACGCTGAACTTCGCCGAACACCTGCTGCGCCGTCGCGACGATGCCGTGGCGGTGGTCGCCGTGGCGGAAAATGGCCAGCGCGAGCAATTGACCTGGGCCGACCTGGCCGAGCACGTCGCCGGATTCCAGGCCAGCCTGCGCGCAGCGGGTGTTGGTCAAGGCGATCGCGTGGCAGCCTGCATGCCCAATACATGGCAGACACTGGTGGCGATGCTGGCCACCACCAGCCTTGGTGCGATCTGGTCGTGCTCTTCACCAGACTTTGGTACCCACGGCGTGATCGATCGCTTCGGCCAGATCGAACCGAAACTGCTGCTCACCTGCGCGGGTTATCAATACGCCGGGAAAACGCTCGATCAGACCGCCAAGCTCAACGAAATCTTTGCGCAACTGCCGTCGCTACAGCAGTTGATCATCGTGCCGTATGCCCATTGGCAAGCCCGCATTGAGGATTATCAAACCCACGCTGAAGTCACGTTGTGGGACGACTTCTATCAACCCGGTGGCGAGCCGGACTTCACCCCGGTGCCGTTCAACCATCCGCTCTACGTGCTCTACTCCAGCGGCACCACCGGCGTGCCGAAGTGCATCGTCCACAGCACCGGCGGCGTGCTGCTGCAACACGTCAAGGAACACGGCTTGCACAGCGATCTCGGTCCCGGTGATCGCTTGTTCTACTACACGACCTGCGGCTGGATGATGTGGAACTGGCTGGTCTCGGCACTGGCCGTCGGCAGCGCGGTGGTGCTGTACGACGGCTCGCCGTTTCATCCGGGCCCAACGCGTTTGCTGGAACTGCTCGAAGACGAACGCATCAGCGTGTTCGGGACCAGCCCCAAATACCTCGCAACGCTGGAGAGCAGCGGCATCAAACCCCGCGAAAGCCATGACCTGAGCAGCCTCAAAACCCTGTTATGCACGGGCTCGGCGCTGTCGCCGCAGAGTTATGACTTCGTCTACCGCGACTTCAAAACCGACGTCTGCCTGGCCTCAATGTCCGGCGGCACCGACATCGTCTCGTGCTTCGTCAATGGCAATCCGCTGTCGGCTGTACGTCGCGGCGAGATCATGGGCAAGAGTCTGGGCATGGCGGTTGAAGTGTGGAATGACGCCGGCCAAGCGGTGATCGGCGAGAAAGGCGAACTGGTTTGCACCCGGCACTTCCCGGCGATGCCGATTGGGCTGTGGAATGACCCCGACGGTACAAAACTGCGCCAGTCCTACTTCAGCCTGTTTCCCGGTGTCTGGGCGCAAGGGGATTACGCCGAGCAATTGCTCGATGGCGCGATGATGATTCACGGGCGCTCGGATGCGGTGCTCAACCCCGGCGGCGTGCGCATCGGCACGGCGGAAATCTATCGTCAGGTCGACAAAATCCCGGAGGTGCGGGACAGCGTCGCCATCGGGCAGCAATGGCAGGATGATGTGCGGGTTGTGCTGTTCGTCAGATTGCGTGAGGGGCTGGACCTGGATGAGACACTGCAACAGCGAATCCGTCAGATGATCCGCGCCAATACCACCCCAAGGCATGTACCGGCGAAGATCATCGCGGTGACGGACATTCCGCGCACCATCAGCGGCAAGGTCGTGGAACTGGCCGTGCGCGATGTGGTGCATGGAAGGCCGGTGGAAAACACCGATGCGCTGGCCAATCCGGAAGCGCTGGAACAGTTTCGCAATCGGCGTGAGCTCAGCGACTGA
- a CDS encoding sigma-54 interaction domain-containing protein: MNTTESLKDYQRVRTLAIRSLFEIIEQSSEGTVIVDRDANIVWMNERYARRFGLESAAGAIGKPCESVIPGSLLREVVRTGRPILLDMQDTPKEPLVVMRLPIHDDAGSVIGAIGFALFDELRTLSPMLKRYLSMQEELASTRSLLRARQTKYNFAHFIGTSAASLEVKRRARRSASADSPVLLLGETGTGKELLAQAIHSASPRAHKAFVSINSAAIPEALLEAEFFGTAPGAFTGADRKGRTGKLQIAQGGTLFLDEIGDMPLPLQSKLLRVLQEKEFEPVGSNEVIQSDVRVIAATSTDLQAAIKRGEFRADLYYRLNVLPIQVPPLRERLDDLPALSEAILEELRSQHELHRDALALLGQHAWPGNIRELRNVLERAALLSDDLLLTEQDIRGAIGAFTPVERTAGPSMQAPVGETFAQARARFDRQLIESTLAQCSGNVPEAAFRLGLGRSTLYKKMVALEIA, encoded by the coding sequence ATGAACACCACCGAAAGCCTCAAGGACTACCAACGAGTCCGCACCCTGGCGATCCGTTCGCTGTTCGAGATCATCGAGCAATCCAGCGAAGGCACGGTGATTGTTGATCGCGATGCAAACATCGTCTGGATGAACGAACGCTACGCCCGGCGCTTCGGTCTCGAATCAGCCGCTGGCGCTATCGGCAAACCCTGTGAAAGCGTGATTCCCGGCAGTCTCCTGCGCGAAGTGGTACGCACCGGCCGGCCGATTCTGCTGGACATGCAGGACACGCCCAAGGAGCCGCTGGTGGTCATGCGCCTGCCGATCCACGATGATGCCGGCAGCGTAATCGGCGCCATTGGCTTCGCCCTGTTCGACGAATTGCGCACGCTGTCGCCGATGCTCAAGCGTTACCTGAGCATGCAGGAAGAACTGGCCTCGACCCGTTCGCTGCTGCGGGCGCGGCAGACCAAATACAACTTTGCCCATTTCATCGGCACCAGCGCCGCCAGCCTTGAAGTCAAACGCCGCGCGCGGCGCAGTGCCAGCGCTGATTCGCCCGTGTTGCTGCTGGGGGAAACCGGCACCGGCAAAGAATTACTCGCCCAAGCTATTCACAGCGCCTCGCCACGTGCGCACAAAGCCTTCGTCAGCATCAACAGCGCGGCAATTCCCGAGGCCCTGCTGGAAGCCGAGTTCTTCGGCACCGCGCCGGGTGCCTTTACGGGTGCCGATCGCAAGGGGCGCACTGGCAAACTGCAGATTGCGCAAGGCGGCACGCTATTTCTCGACGAAATCGGCGACATGCCGCTGCCGTTGCAAAGCAAGTTGCTGCGCGTATTGCAGGAAAAAGAGTTCGAACCGGTTGGCTCCAACGAGGTGATCCAGAGCGATGTACGGGTCATCGCAGCGACGTCGACGGATCTGCAGGCGGCGATCAAGCGCGGCGAATTCCGTGCAGATTTGTACTATCGCCTCAACGTACTGCCGATCCAGGTGCCGCCGCTGCGTGAACGTCTTGATGACCTCCCCGCGCTGAGCGAGGCGATTCTGGAAGAACTGCGCAGCCAGCATGAATTGCACCGCGATGCGCTGGCGCTGCTCGGCCAGCATGCCTGGCCCGGCAACATTCGCGAATTGCGCAATGTGCTGGAACGGGCGGCGTTGCTCAGTGATGACTTACTGCTGACCGAGCAGGATATTCGCGGGGCGATTGGGGCATTTACGCCGGTTGAGCGGACGGCCGGCCCGAGCATGCAAGCGCCTGTCGGCGAGACCTTTGCGCAGGCGCGGGCGCGGTTTGATCGGCAGTTGATCGAGTCGACCCTGGCGCAATGCTCGGGGAATGTGCCGGAAGCGGCGTTTCGGTTGGGGCTGGGGCGGTCGACGTTGTACAAAAAAATGGTGGCATTGGAAATCGCTTGA
- a CDS encoding ABC transporter ATP-binding protein, which produces MTENLIEIRNLNVAFHGQAVVRDLCLDIRPGECLALVGESGSGKSVTAHSILQLLPESEAQTRGSIRYRGQELVGADPKVLRELRGNRIAMIFQEPMTSLNPLHTIEKQIGETLLLHRGLGGKQAQQRILELLGMVGIQKPKERLKAYPHQLSGGQRQRVMIAMALACEPELLIADEPTTALDVTVQRKILVLLKSLQQRLGMSLLLISHDLNLVRSIAQRVCVMKAGEIVEQAPCETLFTEPRHPYSCVLLNAEPEGEALPRDERENVLEVADLCVDFQVGGGLLRRKQYVRAVDGISLNIQRGKTLGIVGESGSGKSTLGQAILRLLDSKGSIRFQGEALDSLDQKRLRPWRRQMQVVFQDPFGSLSPRMSVAQIISEGLEVHCESTANECDEQVIRVLKEVGLDPESRDRYPHEFSGGQRQRIAIARALVLKPALILLDEPTSALDRTVQKQVVALLRDLQEKHGLTYLFISHDLAVVRALAHDMIVIKDGKVVERGASHEVFDNPQHPYTKELLAAAHPG; this is translated from the coding sequence ATGACTGAAAACCTGATTGAAATCCGCAACCTCAATGTCGCCTTCCATGGCCAGGCGGTAGTGCGTGACTTGTGCCTGGATATCCGCCCCGGTGAATGCCTGGCACTGGTCGGCGAATCCGGCTCGGGTAAATCGGTGACCGCCCATTCGATCCTGCAACTGCTGCCTGAGAGTGAGGCGCAAACCCGTGGCAGCATCCGCTACCGTGGGCAAGAACTGGTCGGCGCTGACCCGAAAGTCTTGCGTGAGCTGCGCGGCAATCGCATCGCGATGATCTTTCAGGAGCCGATGACTTCGCTCAATCCGCTACACACCATCGAAAAACAGATCGGCGAGACTCTGTTGCTGCACCGCGGTCTTGGCGGTAAACAAGCGCAGCAACGCATTCTGGAATTGCTCGGAATGGTCGGCATTCAGAAGCCGAAGGAGCGGCTGAAGGCTTATCCGCATCAGCTCTCTGGGGGGCAACGGCAACGGGTGATGATCGCCATGGCGCTGGCCTGCGAACCGGAGTTGTTGATCGCCGACGAGCCAACGACAGCACTGGACGTCACCGTGCAGCGCAAGATCCTTGTGTTGCTCAAATCCCTGCAACAACGCCTCGGCATGTCGCTGCTGCTGATCAGTCACGACCTCAATCTGGTGCGCAGCATCGCGCAACGCGTGTGTGTGATGAAGGCTGGAGAGATCGTCGAGCAGGCGCCCTGCGAAACCCTGTTCACCGAACCCAGACATCCCTACAGCTGCGTATTGCTAAACGCCGAACCTGAAGGCGAAGCCTTGCCTCGAGACGAGCGTGAGAATGTGCTGGAAGTGGCTGATCTGTGCGTCGACTTTCAGGTGGGCGGCGGACTGTTGCGACGCAAGCAATATGTGCGCGCGGTCGATGGCATCAGCTTGAATATTCAGCGCGGCAAGACCCTGGGCATTGTTGGCGAGTCCGGTTCAGGCAAGTCGACACTGGGCCAGGCTATTCTACGTTTGCTCGATTCCAAAGGCAGTATCCGCTTCCAGGGTGAAGCACTCGACAGCCTCGATCAAAAGCGATTGCGACCGTGGCGCAGGCAGATGCAGGTGGTGTTTCAGGACCCGTTCGGCAGCCTCAGCCCGCGCATGTCGGTGGCACAGATCATCAGCGAAGGTCTGGAAGTGCATTGCGAGTCGACAGCCAATGAGTGCGATGAGCAAGTGATCCGCGTGCTCAAGGAAGTCGGCCTCGACCCGGAAAGCCGCGATCGCTACCCGCATGAATTTTCCGGCGGCCAGCGTCAGCGCATAGCCATTGCCCGGGCGTTGGTGCTCAAGCCCGCGCTGATTCTGCTCGATGAACCGACCTCCGCGCTCGACCGCACAGTGCAGAAACAGGTGGTCGCCCTGCTCCGTGATCTGCAGGAAAAACACGGTTTGACCTACCTGTTCATCAGCCACGATCTGGCGGTGGTGCGCGCATTGGCGCATGACATGATCGTGATCAAGGACGGCAAAGTGGTCGAGCGTGGGGCCAGTCATGAGGTGTTCGACAACCCCCAGCACCCGTACACCAAAGAGCTGTTGGCGGCGGCGCATCCTGGGTAA